Within Runella slithyformis DSM 19594, the genomic segment GTTGAAAATATTGATTTGTCGACATTGGTCAATAAAGAAAGCCGAAAAGCCAAACCGGTATCACATTGCCATAGGCTGAATTGATGTTGTCTTTAACCAAAAAGGCATTTTCCACTTCCTTTATTTGTTTCTGTTTTTTGCTTTTGCCGCCAACTTCAAATGTGAATCGGCCGTCAACCAAAAAATCTCCCTCCTCGGCCACTTCCACTTTATATCCTTTGTTTCTTAACTGATTTACAAAAAAAGTTTCCCGCAATGTTCCTTCTACGGGTTGTTGACTCAGCGCATAACTGAAATTGGTATTTTCGAGGATAATTTTATCCGGCTTTTGCAGCAATGAGGTCCCTTTTCCGGTCTTGCTGATTTTAGTAATCAATGCTCCCCGATCAAGGTGCTCCAACAACAGCAATAACGTATTCCTGCTCACTTGCAGCGTAGCCGCCAACTCTGTAATGTTTGGGATAAACGGAACGGTCTCTGCCAATATTCCCAGCAGCTTTTTGATTTTGGATTGATGGACGGCCGAATAATCATTGATAAAAGCTAAATCGTACGCTAACGTAGCATCAACGATCTGATACACCCGCGCCAGATAGTCTTCTTCTTTTGTTTCCCGGGTTCCGAAGGGTAAGTAGCCGCTTCGCAGGTATTTTTTAAAGTACACCAACGGTGCTTCTATTTTTTCGAGAATTTCAACGCATAATTGCCGGGAATTTTCCAGAATATTTTCCAATGAAACCGGCTGAAATGTGTAGATATTATTGATAGACAGATATTCTCTGAATGACAAGCCATGCAGAGAATAAGATAATACCCTGCGACTCAGGTCAGCTTCACCACGGTAAATATCCAACGCTGAAGATGCCGTAAAGATCACTTGAAGATCGGGAAAGCCATCGTAGATATTTTTTAACTCCGCCGACCAATTTGCGTATTTGTGTACTTCGTCAATGATCAACAATTTTCCACCCTGTTTATGCCATTCCTCGGCGGTATCCAACAATCCATTGGTATAGAACCACGGATGATCTGCTGTGACGTAGAGTGATTTTGAGGCATTTTGCGTTTTGAGGTATTGCAACAATAAAGTTGTTTTTCCAACACCGCGTATACCCTTAATCGCCAGCATTCTGCTTTCAAATGAGATCTCATCGTATAAATACCGCTTAAAGTCTGTTGTAACGGACCTAAGTAAATTATCCTGAAATGAAAACAGTTTTTCCATTAATCGTTTTTAATTAAAAACAAATATACACTTAAAACGTTTTGAAATGAAAACGTTTTTTGATTTATAATTATTCATGACAATATCTTCTCTTTGCTTCGAACTAATGATGAATTTTGTAACTTACGAAAGCAACACAGCCTGAAAACTTTGCATGAATCGAAAGATCATCCATATCGACATGGACGCCTTTTACGCTTCCGTAGAACAGCGGGATGATCCTTCGCTGCGCGGCAAGCCCGTGGCAGTAGGCGGCAGCTCCGACCGAGGCGTGGTGGCGGCAGCCAGTTATGAAGCCCGCAAGTATGGCGTACGCTCAGCCATGTCGTCGAAGGTGGCGGCGCGCAAATGCCCCGCATTGATCTTTGTTAAACCTCGTTTTGAGGTCTATAAATATGTTTCGGAGCAGATTCGCGGCATTTTTGCCGAATTTACGCCATTAATAGAGCCACTTTCACTGGATGAAGCGTATTTGGATGTGACCGAAAACCTGAAGAAAATGCGCTCGGCAACTTTGATCGCACAGGAAATAAAACAGCGGATTGTTGAAACCACCCAACTCACCGCCTCCGCCGGAGTATCGTACAATAAATTCTTGGCAAAATTAGCCTCCGATTTTCGCAAACCCAACGGAATTTACGTCATCGGCCCGGACGAGGGCGAAGCCTTTGTGGCAAATCTGACCGTTAATAAATTTCATGGCATAGGAAAAGTAACGGCTGAAAAAATGAATCAACTCGGCATTCAAACGGGTATGGACCTCAAGTCAAAAACGGAGTTTTTTTTGCGTACGCACTTCGGGAAAATGGGCAGTTATTATTACAACATCGCCCGGGGAATTGACCAACGCCCCGTAGAAGCCGACCGCATACGAAAATCCGTCGGGTCAGAAAATACCTTTGACCGTGATTTGGAAACATTGGCCGAAATGGAGGGAGGTCTGTTGCCGCTCATTGAAGACGTCTGGAAATGGTGTACCCGTACCCAAATCTATGGTCGAACTGCTACGCTAAAAATCAAGTTCAATGATTTTCAGATGATTACCCGCAGTCAATCTGCCTTTTTACCGATTCGTGAAAAAGCCCTCTTTGAAAAAATTATTTTTGAATTATTGAACAAAAACTTCCCAACCGACAAACCCGTACGTTTATTGGGGGTTTCCATTCATAATCTGGAAGTTACGCATCCAACAGAAGGACAACAACTTACGTTGAATTTTTAACGTAAACGTTTGCGTAACCAATCGTACATCTGCATTGATTATACTCTCAAAAAAGGCAGGTAAGTAGAGAAAAACAAGCCTCTTCTTTACAAAGACAGGTACTCACGAAAGCACGCTTATTGACGTCTTTCAGTAACAATTATCAAACGTGCGGAGGCACATAACTGTAATCTACCTACATGACAAATCGCAGATCTTTTTTAAAAAATACCGTGGCAACCATTGCGCTCGCCGGACCCGCCGCCGCGTCTGTCCAAGCCTCACAACCCGAAGCTCAGGCAAGCGAGGATCTTTTTAAATTGGGCATTGCCGGCTACAGCTTTGTGCATTTCAAGTTGGATCAGGCACTTGAAATGATGAAAAAAGTGGATGTGCATTACCTGTGTATCAAGGATTTTCACTTGCCGTTCAACAGCACCGATGAGCAGATCGCGACCTTTCATGCTACCCTTAAAAATTCAGGAGTGACAGGCTATGCCGTAGGACCGATCTACATGAAAACCACTCAGGAAATTGACAATGGCTTTGCATACGCAAAAAGAGTAGGTGTAAAACTGATTGTCGGAGTTCCTAATGAAGACCTTTTGCCCTACATTGATAAAAAAGTGAAGGAATACGATATGCGTTACGCTATTCATATCCACGGCCCGGACATTAAACTTTGGCCCAATGCCTCATCGGTGATTGATGCCGTTAAAAATCTGGACGCCCGCATAGGTCTTTGCTTTGACATGGGACACGATGCGCGTTTTGGCGATGACCCCATTGCCGATCTGGAAAAATACCAAAAACGCATCTTTGACATCCACCTCAAAAACGTAACGGCTGCTTCCAAAGAAGGCAAAACCTGCGAATTGGGACGCGGAATCATTGATATTCCGGCGTTTGTAGCGATGCTTCGCAAAATCAAGTACACCGGAAGCTGCAGCCTGGAATACGAAAAAGACATGAAAGATCCTCTGGCGGGTATTGCGGAATCGGTCGGGTATTTTAAAGGGGTTTGTGATGCCTCCAAGTCCGGAAAACGGAAGGTATAAGACCTTCGTTGTTTAACTTTTAAAAACAAATCTGTTATCGAATGGAAAATTCAAGAAGAGAATTTATAAAAAAGGCCGCTTTGAGCACGGCCGGACTTACTTTCGGTGGTCTGGCGACCGGCATGAGCGCCAAAAGCTACGCAAAAATCATCGGAGCCAACGACCGAATCAACGTCGCTATTTTGGGATTGGGACGGCGTTTGGGTGCCTATTTCGAACCGATCGGGCTTAAATCAAGCAATGTCGAACTGATTTACCTGTGCGATGTGATGAAAAAACAGCGTGAATCAGCCGCACAAAAGTTTTCAAAGTACATCACTTACACCCCCAAACTGGAAAACGATTTTCGTAAAGTATTTGCCGATAAGCAGGTAGACGCCATCTTCAACGCCACCCCCGACCACTGGCACGCGCCGGGCACCTGGATGGCCGTGCAGGCAGGCAAGCACGTATACGTTGAAAAACCGTGCAGTCACAATCCCCGTGAAGGCGAAATCCTGGGAGAGTGTCAACGGAAATACGGCAAGGTTATTCAAATGGGTAATCAGCAACGTTCAGCGCCGGAGTCGATTGATATTATTCAACAGATTCACAACGGAGCTATCGGTACGCCTTACAAGGCGGTTGCTTTTTACGCTTCCGCCCGCGGGGAGGTACCCGTACCTAAAAAAGCCCCCGTACCTGACGGCTTGGATTGGGAACTGTTTCAGGGACCCGCACCCAGAAGAGAATACACGCACGATACATGGGATTACAACTGGCACTGGTACGGCTGGGATTACGGAACGGCCGAAAGCGGCAATAACGCTACGCACGAGCTGGATGTAGCGCGCTGGGCATTGCAGGTCGACTTTCCGGAGTACGTCACCGTGGAAGCCGCCAAACGATCGTTTTTGGAAGATGGCTGGACTATGTACGATACAATGGATGCGATGTTTCGTTTTCCCGGAAACAAAATCATTAAATGGGATGGCAAAAGCCGCAACGGGCACAAAACCTACGGAAGCGACCGGGGAACGGTCATCTACGGAAGTACCGGCAGTGTGTACGTTGACCGCGACGGCTACAAATTATTCAACCGTGATGGTAAGGTGATCAAAGAACGTAAGGCATCGGGTTCAGAAGCAGGCACAGCACTTGGCGGCGGCGGCGACATGACGACCTTGCACGTTGTAAACTTTTTTGATGCCATTCGCGGAAAAGCCAAACAGGCCTCTCCCATCGAAGAAGGCGCAAAAAGCACCCTGTTGAGTCATTTGGCCAATATCGCTTACCGTACCAATAAATCTTTTGATGTTGATTCTAAAAACGGTCATATCAAAGACAAAGAAGCCATGAAATTATGGAGTCGTGAGTACGAAAAAGGTTGGGAACCCAAAATATAGGTTTCTCTTTTTTAACAAAATATCCGGGGCAACGCTGAAGACTAATATCTTCGGCGTTGCCTTTTTTAATCATTATTTACTTAACATAACCATCTGTTTATCAAACAATTATATAAATTTATGTATTTTACTCAATAAATATTCTAAAACCATCTTACCCTTTTTGAACGCTTAACCGGTTGCGCAACGGCTCTCCAAAACCTTCCGCTTTGATTTCAAAAATATCACCGTCGCGGGTTTCAATGCCATCGGCAAAACTCAATACCGATGTACCGAAAAAGTGGATGTGTACGTCGCCGGGTTGCCGAAACATCGAGTATTTAAAATGATGATGCTCCAAATTGGCCAGGTTATGACTCATGTTGGCTTCGCCCGTCAGAAACTCTTTTTCCCAAAGAACCGCATTGCCTCGCACAATACGGGTTGTTCCGGTAATGGAGTCAGGAGGATTTCCTAAAAGTATTTCGGGTCCGTAAGAACAGTGCCGGAGTTTTGAATGGGCCAAATACAGATAATTGATACGCTCCATTTTATGGTCGGAAAATTCATTGCCAACCGCAAAGCCGATCCGTTGAGGATTTCCCTGCGCATCAACGATGTACAAACCCACCATTTCGGGCTCTTCACCCCCATCCAATGCAAAGGCGGGAGAAGGAATATCGTGCCCCGGCGGAACGGCCATCAGGCCGTTTCCTTTGTAAAACCATTCGGGTTGAGAGGCCGGAACGCCGGATTGCATCTTTCCGTTTTCCAGTCCCATCTTAAATATCTTCATCGAATCCGTCAATTCACTGGCATTGGTCTTGCTCATTTTTTCGTGCATGGCGTTTCGGGAAGCCGCACTGCCGAGGTGCGTCAAACCGGTGCCGGAAACCCAGGTATGATATGGATCCGGATGCATCAAAGGAAGCAGCAACCTTTTGTCTTGTATGAGTTTCTCATACTCCGCATATTGGTTACCGGCGAGTTGCGCCGCTCTTTCTTCCGGGCTCACGCCCTGTCGGACGGCATCATGAAACAATTCATAAACGGTGTTGACGGAAGCAAGAAGCTGAATTCGGGCGCCGTTGACGATTCCGGTACGCGGCTTATTTTCCGAATCAAGAAACTGTAGTAATCTCATGGTATTGGTGAGCGGAGAGGTTGGAGTGATTCACTGTTTTTGTAAACCGCCTTATTGCCGTTATCTACTCTTTCCTGCAAAGCGGGAAGGCTGAATATCTATATATTAGTACGCTCATTTTTCACATTCCCGTTTCAGCATTTCCAGCCAGAACTGCATATCTTTAGCTAAGTCCCTGTTCATCTTATTTTTAAACAGGCTCACCAACCAACCTTCCATACTCTCTTCCACATTCACCAATGTTCCGGCTTGATGCGCCGTTAAAAACCAATTATGAATGGCCGAGCCGCCAAACGTAGTGCCGCTCCAGCCGAATGCTTTATGGGTACTTACCGTGTGCAGGATTGATTTTATGCTTGCACCGTTTACTTTCCAATCAAAGCGCGCGCCGACTTTCTGCGTTTCAGAAGCCTGTGCTTCGGTGATCTTTTCGTTCCACGATCCCCACTGATTGATATCGGTCAATACAGCCCAGACTTTTTCGGGTACGGCATTGATGACGATTTGATTCTTTTGTTTGACGGGCGCATTCTCATTGATTTTCATTGTCTTATTATTTTTGCGTTGATTAATGATACAAAAGTCGCACAGCTCCGAATCATCTCTCTTGACAAAAATCAAGAAGATTTTTTTGCCCATTTATTTCTAATCCGGCTGAACGTTTCGGGAGTCATTCCCAACATAGAAGCCAAATACTGTAACGGAACAAGATTAAATAATTCGCGATAATGGCTAAAAAATAAGGCATAGCGCTCCTCACTTGATAAAGACAGATGCGTCACGATGCGTTGTTCCAAAATGGTAAAACAACGGGCAATGAATAACTTTTCCAATTGCGGCCATTGGGGTACTTTTTGGCTGATTTGGGCATAATCACTTTTATGAATCACCAATAATTCACAATCCGATAGAGCCTGTAAGTTCCAGCGGGCCGGCGATTGAAAAAGAAAACCGGCGATGTCGACCACAAAGTATCCTTGGGTAGAAATCCATTTGGTTACTTCACGCCCATGCTCATCTGTGAGGTATTCACGTACGATGCCTGATTGAACAAAACCCATTTTATCGCAATGCGCGCCTTCTTTCAGAAAGAAATCACCTTTTACCAATGACTGCGGCCGAAAATAGGAGACTATTTCCGCAACGGTTTCCGCAGGAACTCCAAAGTATGATTGAATGTAGTTTTCAAATGCGTTATCCATGTTTTTCGCCGTGTGAATGATTATAAATTGAAAGTAAAAAATTACGGGCAAAAAACATCGTTTTACACCGGACGTTTCAGTACCTTTTCAGCAAAATTCAGGAGCATAATAAACATGCACTCATGTCAAAAATATACGATGTAATTGTGATCGGACGGGGATTGTTTGGGTGTCCGGCAGCTAAGTACTTACAGATGGACGGGTTAGAAACCTTGCTGATTGGTCCTAAAGAACCCGCCGCTTCCGAGTATGACCGGGCCAGAGTCTTTTCAAGCCATTATGATTCGGGAAGAGTCACCCGGAAAATAGGAAAAACAAAGGATTGGAGTAGGCTGAATGCTCAAACACAGGCCGCATTTAAAACCATTGAAGCCCAATCAGGCATGCATTTTTTCGGCAACGAAGGCTGTTTGTACATCAGCGACCTGTTGCCCGATGATCATTTCGACAAAGCCGTCCGGCATCAATTGCTGTCAAAAGAAGAAAGTGACTTTGCAATCATTGAAGAAGAACAATTACCGGAGCTTTTTCCGTTTTTTCGATTCCGTAAACCTTCCGTCGCCTACCTTGAAAAAGCATTGTCAGGTCACTTGAACCCGAGAAGGCTGATTGAAGCACAGCTCAAAATATTTACCGAATCGGGCGGCGAAACGGTGGATGAGGTCGTGGAAAGTGTGATTGACAAAGGCGATATCTACGAAGTTTCCACGGCTAATGGTCAGCGATTTAAAGCAAAAAAAATACTGTACGCTACGGGGGTATTTCACCCGTTCTTCGGTTTTAACACACCCACAATTCCCTTAGAGATCAAAACGGAGACCATCGCATTGGCGGAGGTTTCGAAAGAGCAGGCTGCCGGGTTGCAGTCCATGCCTTCCCTGCTTTATACCTGTAAAACGGAAACCTACGATGAGATTTACGCCATTCGGCCGGTACTGTACCCGACTGGCCGATATTTTCTGAAACTGGGAGCAAACCTTACGGATGATCGATTTTTAACCCGGATCGAAGACATTAAAAAGTGGTTTTGCAGCCCGCCTCTTCCCCAACAGGAAGAAGTATTAAAAAAGATGACGGTTGAACTGTTTCCAACCATTCC encodes:
- the araD1 gene encoding AraD1 family protein; amino-acid sequence: MRLLQFLDSENKPRTGIVNGARIQLLASVNTVYELFHDAVRQGVSPEERAAQLAGNQYAEYEKLIQDKRLLLPLMHPDPYHTWVSGTGLTHLGSAASRNAMHEKMSKTNASELTDSMKIFKMGLENGKMQSGVPASQPEWFYKGNGLMAVPPGHDIPSPAFALDGGEEPEMVGLYIVDAQGNPQRIGFAVGNEFSDHKMERINYLYLAHSKLRHCSYGPEILLGNPPDSITGTTRIVRGNAVLWEKEFLTGEANMSHNLANLEHHHFKYSMFRQPGDVHIHFFGTSVLSFADGIETRDGDIFEIKAEGFGEPLRNRLSVQKG
- the dinB gene encoding DNA polymerase IV; the encoded protein is MNRKIIHIDMDAFYASVEQRDDPSLRGKPVAVGGSSDRGVVAAASYEARKYGVRSAMSSKVAARKCPALIFVKPRFEVYKYVSEQIRGIFAEFTPLIEPLSLDEAYLDVTENLKKMRSATLIAQEIKQRIVETTQLTASAGVSYNKFLAKLASDFRKPNGIYVIGPDEGEAFVANLTVNKFHGIGKVTAEKMNQLGIQTGMDLKSKTEFFLRTHFGKMGSYYYNIARGIDQRPVEADRIRKSVGSENTFDRDLETLAEMEGGLLPLIEDVWKWCTRTQIYGRTATLKIKFNDFQMITRSQSAFLPIREKALFEKIIFELLNKNFPTDKPVRLLGVSIHNLEVTHPTEGQQLTLNF
- a CDS encoding SRPBCC family protein, with the translated sequence MKINENAPVKQKNQIVINAVPEKVWAVLTDINQWGSWNEKITEAQASETQKVGARFDWKVNGASIKSILHTVSTHKAFGWSGTTFGGSAIHNWFLTAHQAGTLVNVEESMEGWLVSLFKNKMNRDLAKDMQFWLEMLKRECEK
- a CDS encoding sugar phosphate isomerase/epimerase family protein; translation: MTNRRSFLKNTVATIALAGPAAASVQASQPEAQASEDLFKLGIAGYSFVHFKLDQALEMMKKVDVHYLCIKDFHLPFNSTDEQIATFHATLKNSGVTGYAVGPIYMKTTQEIDNGFAYAKRVGVKLIVGVPNEDLLPYIDKKVKEYDMRYAIHIHGPDIKLWPNASSVIDAVKNLDARIGLCFDMGHDARFGDDPIADLEKYQKRIFDIHLKNVTAASKEGKTCELGRGIIDIPAFVAMLRKIKYTGSCSLEYEKDMKDPLAGIAESVGYFKGVCDASKSGKRKV
- a CDS encoding Crp/Fnr family transcriptional regulator is translated as MDNAFENYIQSYFGVPAETVAEIVSYFRPQSLVKGDFFLKEGAHCDKMGFVQSGIVREYLTDEHGREVTKWISTQGYFVVDIAGFLFQSPARWNLQALSDCELLVIHKSDYAQISQKVPQWPQLEKLFIARCFTILEQRIVTHLSLSSEERYALFFSHYRELFNLVPLQYLASMLGMTPETFSRIRNKWAKKSS
- a CDS encoding NAD(P)/FAD-dependent oxidoreductase, translated to MSKIYDVIVIGRGLFGCPAAKYLQMDGLETLLIGPKEPAASEYDRARVFSSHYDSGRVTRKIGKTKDWSRLNAQTQAAFKTIEAQSGMHFFGNEGCLYISDLLPDDHFDKAVRHQLLSKEESDFAIIEEEQLPELFPFFRFRKPSVAYLEKALSGHLNPRRLIEAQLKIFTESGGETVDEVVESVIDKGDIYEVSTANGQRFKAKKILYATGVFHPFFGFNTPTIPLEIKTETIALAEVSKEQAAGLQSMPSLLYTCKTETYDEIYAIRPVLYPTGRYFLKLGANLTDDRFLTRIEDIKKWFCSPPLPQQEEVLKKMTVELFPTIPFLSFQVKHCIIEYTQSRRPLIDKVGREQYICTGGNGYGAMCSDAMGRLGALCVQGKDFQEGFSAGFFAL
- a CDS encoding ATP-binding protein, producing the protein MEKLFSFQDNLLRSVTTDFKRYLYDEISFESRMLAIKGIRGVGKTTLLLQYLKTQNASKSLYVTADHPWFYTNGLLDTAEEWHKQGGKLLIIDEVHKYANWSAELKNIYDGFPDLQVIFTASSALDIYRGEADLSRRVLSYSLHGLSFREYLSINNIYTFQPVSLENILENSRQLCVEILEKIEAPLVYFKKYLRSGYLPFGTRETKEEDYLARVYQIVDATLAYDLAFINDYSAVHQSKIKKLLGILAETVPFIPNITELAATLQVSRNTLLLLLEHLDRGALITKISKTGKGTSLLQKPDKIILENTNFSYALSQQPVEGTLRETFFVNQLRNKGYKVEVAEEGDFLVDGRFTFEVGGKSKKQKQIKEVENAFLVKDNINSAYGNVIPVWLFGFLY
- a CDS encoding Gfo/Idh/MocA family protein, with amino-acid sequence MENSRREFIKKAALSTAGLTFGGLATGMSAKSYAKIIGANDRINVAILGLGRRLGAYFEPIGLKSSNVELIYLCDVMKKQRESAAQKFSKYITYTPKLENDFRKVFADKQVDAIFNATPDHWHAPGTWMAVQAGKHVYVEKPCSHNPREGEILGECQRKYGKVIQMGNQQRSAPESIDIIQQIHNGAIGTPYKAVAFYASARGEVPVPKKAPVPDGLDWELFQGPAPRREYTHDTWDYNWHWYGWDYGTAESGNNATHELDVARWALQVDFPEYVTVEAAKRSFLEDGWTMYDTMDAMFRFPGNKIIKWDGKSRNGHKTYGSDRGTVIYGSTGSVYVDRDGYKLFNRDGKVIKERKASGSEAGTALGGGGDMTTLHVVNFFDAIRGKAKQASPIEEGAKSTLLSHLANIAYRTNKSFDVDSKNGHIKDKEAMKLWSREYEKGWEPKI